The DNA segment CCTCCAATGTCTGCGGAACAATTTTACCCCTCAAAGATATCAGCAAACTTTGTCAAGAAAAGGACATTTTTTTAATTATTGATAGTGCCCAAACTGCTGGTTATTTAGAAATAAATTTTACAGATTTGAACCTAGATGCCCTAGCCTTTACCGGACATAAGGGGCTTTTAGGACCCATGGGTATTGGGGGTTTATTACTTCGTGATGAACTGGCAAAAACCCTTTCCCCCCTAATTGAAGGGGGTACTGGTAGTTTTTCCGAACAATTGGCTCATCCCCAATGTCTTCCCGATAAATTCGAAGCCGGCACTTTAAACATTCCGGGCATTTATGGCTTAAATGCAGCTTTAAAATATCTTTTAAAAACTAAAATCAGTACAATTCAAGAAAAAGAAAAAAACCTAACTCAACATTTTTTACGGGGAATTAAAGAAATTACAGAAATTGAAATTATTGGTCCTCATGATCCAGAAAAAAGGGTACCCCTTGTTTCCTTAAATTTCCCTAAAAGGGATAATGCTCAAATAGCCACTCTTTTGGCAGAAAAATACGGCATTATGACCCGCTGTGGACTACATTGTGCCCCAGCTGCTCATCAAACATTAGGTACCTATCCACAAGGAACAGTTCGCTTTAGTTTTAATCATTTTAATACCTGTTCCGAAATAGATTATGCTTTATCGGTTTTAAAAAGTTTACTTTAACCAAAACAACCTACTTTTTTCTTTTAACACCTTTCGTGTAGGTAAAGCAGGCCATCTTTGTTCACGCTGACCCTGACGCATGGCAGCAGCCAAATTAGTGAACAAAGCAGGATTTGTCTTTTGTAAATTTCGAATCAATTCCTTGACCTCTGCCCGTTTTGTTTGACCACTTAAAGAACAAGGACTTTCTAAAGGTTCCCAACCTAATTGCTTAATAAATCCTTTAATATCTTTTTCCCGCAAATAGACTAAAGGTCTAATTACCGTTACTTGAGTTTTTTCTAAATAAGTTTTAGGTAAAAAAGTGGTAATTTGACCTAAATATAGAATACTCATTAAAAAAGTTTCCACGGCATCATCATAATGATGTGCCCAAGCTACTTTATTAAATCCCTTGGTCTGGGCAAAATTGTGCATCACCGCCCTGCGGAAATAAGCACATTGAGCACAGGGATTTTGTGTGGGATGATTCATAATCTTTTCCGCTAATTCTACCCGTTCTATAAAATAAGGTACTTGAAGGGACTGACAAATTTCTTTTAAATTATCCCCATGAGTTTTATCAACAAAACCGAGATCCACAGTTAAGGCTCCCAATTTTACCGAAAAAGGTAGGTATTTTATAAAAACATTTAAAGCATATAAAAGTACAAGACTATCTTTACCCCCGGAAAGTCCGACCAAAACCTGATCACCTTCAACTAATAAATCAAACTCAATGATGGCCCTTTGTAAGGGCCTCATTATATTTTTAGGTAATTTCAAGACTTTCCCTCCATTTTAATGGCTTCACACCGACAAATTGGTACTCCTTGAGCCATAAATTTAAGTTCATATTCAGTTAAAATATTAGCTTTATAACCAGAATTGTGCAAATCATAGGTAATCTTTTCTACCGAAAAACCAATTTGCGAAAACTGCCGTAAAGAGTACTCGAAAAAATCCACACAATCTGTTTTAAAATGG comes from the Clostridia bacterium genome and includes:
- a CDS encoding aminotransferase class V-fold PLP-dependent enzyme; this translates as MKNIYFDNAATSFPKPKEVVEQIHYFLTEIGANVQRGLYDLAFSTAQTILETRELLETLFHFPQTENIIFTKNITESLNLIIKGLLKPTDHVLVSALEHNAVLRPLYSLQKKGLQVSQIPYSTANPLDLSWVKKKIRPNTKAIILTQASNVCGTILPLKDISKLCQEKDIFLIIDSAQTAGYLEINFTDLNLDALAFTGHKGLLGPMGIGGLLLRDELAKTLSPLIEGGTGSFSEQLAHPQCLPDKFEAGTLNIPGIYGLNAALKYLLKTKISTIQEKEKNLTQHFLRGIKEITEIEIIGPHDPEKRVPLVSLNFPKRDNAQIATLLAEKYGIMTRCGLHCAPAAHQTLGTYPQGTVRFSFNHFNTCSEIDYALSVLKSLL
- a CDS encoding tRNA 2-thiocytidine biosynthesis protein TtcA; the protein is MRPLQRAIIEFDLLVEGDQVLVGLSGGKDSLVLLYALNVFIKYLPFSVKLGALTVDLGFVDKTHGDNLKEICQSLQVPYFIERVELAEKIMNHPTQNPCAQCAYFRRAVMHNFAQTKGFNKVAWAHHYDDAVETFLMSILYLGQITTFLPKTYLEKTQVTVIRPLVYLREKDIKGFIKQLGWEPLESPCSLSGQTKRAEVKELIRNLQKTNPALFTNLAAAMRQGQREQRWPALPTRKVLKEKSRLFWLK